The nucleotide window TCTGACGTCGACTGCGGCGACTACTGCAGATAGCCGTCTGTGTTGAATAGCCGTTCAACGGGCCTGATTCGACTTGCTAATTTGTACTCGTCAAGGCGACGATAAAGTCGAGAAATACCCGTGTCCTGGCCGGCGTGTGATGCCGCGATGGATGGTACGCATAGAGCGGGAAGCGCTCATCCGGCCAGTCCGGGAACAGATTGACGAGCCGTCCTTCCCGGATCAGGGGCTCGGCTCCGAGCAGAAGCATTTGCGCGACGCCCGAGCCGGCGAGGCACGCGTTCAGGAGTGCGCTCGGATCGTTCACCGTAAGCCGTCCGTTCGTTTCGACAACAAGCTTTTTGCGCTTGCGATGAAATTCCCACGGATAGGGCTTGCCGGTTTCCGGGTTGCGGAATTCCAGACACCTGTGCACGCCGCGACCCAGCTCTTGGGGCTCCGCTGGCCGCCCCCTGCGAGCGAGGTACGAGGGCGATGCGACGGTGACCACCGCGGTGTCAAGGAGCTTTCGCGCAATCAGACTGGATGAGCGAGGTTCGCCAAATCGCAACGCCAGATCGAAGCCGTCCATGATGAGATCGCCGAGCTGATCTCTCGCAATGAACTCGATTTCAAGTTCAGGATGCATATCCATGAATTCGTCGAGCTTCGGGCCCAGAATGATTCGGAAGAAAGCCGGATCGAGATTGACGCGCAGTTTCCCGCGCACTGTCGCCGCGCCTCCCGCCGCGGCGGCTGCTGCTTCTTCCATTCCCCTCAGGTGCGGCATGACCTGCTCGTAGAACCGTCGACCTTCGTCAGTAAGGGAAACGGCGCGGGTCGTCCGGTTGAATAGCCGTATTTTCAGCCGTCTTTCGAGTCGGGCGATGGCCCGGCTAACGCCGGGTGGCGACATGCCCATCACTTCGGAGGCGGCTGCGAACGTCCCCGCGTCGACGACGGCAGCAAACACGCTGATACCGCTAGAGAGATTCTCGCTGGACGATCTCATAGGTGCTGCATCCTCGTCATTTGACGGTCGGAAGACGTTCAGTCGAACGCCAGCATGCCACGCAGGAGGACTTCGACTCGCAGCCGCGATCGAAGGCCACGTCGCCGGTTCCGAACGTTCGATTCAGTACCGCGTGCGGGTCGTGATTGGTTGGCACCGCATAGTGCGTTACACATCGCACTATGACTCATTAGTAACCATCAGTCATTTTACAAGTGCCATTCGTGTCATTTTGTTTCTCATCGCGTTTATCCACAATGCATCCCAACAGTACGCTCACGGCTTGCAGCAAGCCTGAGCGCCGCTCGCGGAGCGGCACACGTCTATCTACGCAAGGAGAAACTGCAATGTATGCAATCACAGGGATAACAGGAAAGGTCGGCGGTGCGGTGGCTCGCACGTTGCTCGCCGCGGGCCAGCCGGTACGCGCGGTGGTACGCGATGGCGCCCGGGCACGTTCGTGGGCTGAGCGCGGCTGTGAAGTGGTGACCGCCGACATGGACGACGCGGCGTCCCTGACGGCGGCTTTCGAAGGCACGCAAGGCGTGTTCATTTTGCCGCCGTCCGAGTTCGATCCGGCGCCGGGCTTTCCCGAGGCACGTGCCGTCATCGACGCCGTGCGCGAGGCGCTTCAGGCGGCGGCACCTGGCAAGGTCGTCTGTCTGTCGACGATCGGGGCGCAGGCCACCGAGACCAATCTGCTCACGCAACGCACGCTGATGGAGCAGGCGCTTCGGGATTTACCTATGCCCGTGACATTCCTGCGTCCTGGCTGGTTCATGGAAAACGCCGCATGGGACGTTGCGCCGGCCCGGGACACCGGGATGATCTCCAGCTTTTTGCAGCCGCTCGACAGGGCTGTGCCGATGGTCGCGACCGCGGACGTTGGCCGCGTTGCCGCACAACTGCTTCAACAAACCTGGCACGGCGTGCGTGTCGTCGAATTGGAGGGGCCGCAACGTGTGAGTCCGAATGATCTGGCCGAGGCGTTTGCCCGGGTGCTCGGTCGTCCGGTTCGTGCGGAGGTGGTGCCGCGCAACACATGGGGCGCGCTGTTTCGCTCCCAAGGTACGAAGGATCCGCTGCCGCGCATGCGCATGATTGACGGGTTCAACGAAGGCTGGATCGCGTTCGAAGGTGATCCGGCTGACATCGTCAAGGGCGAAGTGGAACTGGACACCGTTCTGCGCGACCTCGTTTCGCAGGCGGGCTAACGCGTGCGCATCCGGTGACGTGTCTAGGATGTCGCGTCGCCGGGTGCCGATCCCGCAAAGGCGGATCCTGTCGTGCGCGTATTGCGCGACATCGCTATGGAACTGAACGCGTCGCCGGCTCAGGTGGCATTGGCCCGGATTCTGGGGTGCCGTGAAGTCTGTTCCGTCATCGTAGGCGCGCGCACGCCCGACCAACTGACCGCTAACCTCGACGCTCAGCAAATCGCATTGAACGTAGCGCAGACCGAACGTCTGAATCAGGTTTCGCAGCCGCAACTGCCTTATCCTTACTGGATGCAGCAGTTCCACGGCAAGGATCGAGTAGTGGCGTGATTGTTTTATCAGCGGTAGTCCCGTTGCTCGATCAAGGACGCTTTTCTGTTGGCGATCCCGCCAGCAGGCAAGCGTCCGGTCGTGGATCGCCGAAGCGTGGCTGTCGTCGTGCTGTAGAAATTTTCATCGTAAGATGCGGCTGCCGCCGCGATGTATCGGCGTAGATCGTGCGTCTGCGATGCTCGCCCGCGTCGGCGGAGAAGATCGGGCGTCGCGATTCCCGACTTAAGTGTCTTTGAGTAAGCCAATCATGAAGAGCAGTTCAAAAGGCGGCCTGGTCTATTCCACCGATGGCGGGCGGATGTGTCCCGAATGCAGACAGGTGCTCGCGCAATGTGTCTGCAAGACGGTCGCGAGGACCCTGGCGGCAGGCGATGGCGTGGCGCGAGTGACGCGCGAGACCAAGGGCCGGGGCGGGAAGAGCGTGACGCTGGTTAAAGGGCTGGCGCTCGATCCTCTTGCCTTGGCCTTGCTAGGCAAGCAGTTGCGCACGGCCTGTGGTTCTGGTGGAACGGTCAAGGATGGCGTGATTGAAGTGCAGGGTGACCATTGCGAGCGAGTCATCGAGGCACTGAAAAAATACGGTCACAGCGCGAAGAGGGCTGGGGGCTGAGCGCATCGCC belongs to Paraburkholderia sp. FT54 and includes:
- a CDS encoding LysR substrate-binding domain-containing protein, producing the protein MRSSSENLSSGISVFAAVVDAGTFAAASEVMGMSPPGVSRAIARLERRLKIRLFNRTTRAVSLTDEGRRFYEQVMPHLRGMEEAAAAAAGGAATVRGKLRVNLDPAFFRIILGPKLDEFMDMHPELEIEFIARDQLGDLIMDGFDLALRFGEPRSSSLIARKLLDTAVVTVASPSYLARRGRPAEPQELGRGVHRCLEFRNPETGKPYPWEFHRKRKKLVVETNGRLTVNDPSALLNACLAGSGVAQMLLLGAEPLIREGRLVNLFPDWPDERFPLYAYHPSRHHTPARTRVFLDFIVALTSTN
- a CDS encoding NmrA family NAD(P)-binding protein gives rise to the protein MYAITGITGKVGGAVARTLLAAGQPVRAVVRDGARARSWAERGCEVVTADMDDAASLTAAFEGTQGVFILPPSEFDPAPGFPEARAVIDAVREALQAAAPGKVVCLSTIGAQATETNLLTQRTLMEQALRDLPMPVTFLRPGWFMENAAWDVAPARDTGMISSFLQPLDRAVPMVATADVGRVAAQLLQQTWHGVRVVELEGPQRVSPNDLAEAFARVLGRPVRAEVVPRNTWGALFRSQGTKDPLPRMRMIDGFNEGWIAFEGDPADIVKGEVELDTVLRDLVSQAG
- a CDS encoding aldo/keto reductase, which produces MRVLRDIAMELNASPAQVALARILGCREVCSVIVGARTPDQLTANLDAQQIALNVAQTERLNQVSQPQLPYPYWMQQFHGKDRVVA
- a CDS encoding translation initiation factor Sui1, whose product is MKSSSKGGLVYSTDGGRMCPECRQVLAQCVCKTVARTLAAGDGVARVTRETKGRGGKSVTLVKGLALDPLALALLGKQLRTACGSGGTVKDGVIEVQGDHCERVIEALKKYGHSAKRAGG